A genome region from Nitrospira sp. includes the following:
- a CDS encoding CbbQ/NirQ/NorQ/GpvN family protein, whose translation MSEGRTSSAPKGQEQEIDRYRIAREPFYAEVRGEVGLFTIAAQSRMPVMLKGPTGCGKTRFVQHMAYRLGRPLITVACHEDLTASDLVGRYLLKGQETVWMDGPLTLGVKQGAIVYLDEIVEARKDTTVIIHPLSDDRRLLPIEKKGQVIEAVDDFMLVISYNPGYQSILKDLKQSTKQRFMAIEFDYPSPEVESRVVSQEAGVSLEIAQRLVKVAEKVRNLKNHGLEEGVSTRLLIYAATLIKQGVPADRACDVAIARPITDDPDMLRSIVEVVKAIF comes from the coding sequence ATGAGCGAAGGGCGAACGTCTTCGGCGCCAAAAGGGCAGGAACAAGAGATTGACCGGTATCGAATCGCGCGCGAGCCGTTTTATGCCGAGGTACGGGGCGAGGTCGGGCTCTTCACCATCGCCGCTCAGAGTCGCATGCCGGTGATGCTGAAGGGGCCGACGGGGTGCGGAAAGACGCGCTTCGTCCAGCACATGGCCTACCGATTGGGCCGCCCGCTGATTACCGTGGCGTGCCACGAAGATCTTACGGCATCGGACCTCGTCGGACGATATCTGTTGAAGGGGCAGGAGACGGTCTGGATGGATGGCCCGTTAACCCTCGGCGTCAAGCAGGGGGCCATTGTCTATCTGGACGAGATCGTCGAAGCCAGGAAAGACACCACTGTCATTATCCATCCCTTGAGCGATGACCGGCGCCTGCTGCCCATCGAGAAGAAGGGGCAGGTTATCGAGGCGGTCGATGACTTCATGTTGGTGATTTCCTATAACCCCGGTTATCAAAGTATTCTGAAAGATCTCAAACAGAGCACCAAGCAGCGGTTTATGGCGATCGAGTTCGACTACCCGTCGCCCGAGGTCGAGAGTCGGGTGGTGTCGCAGGAAGCCGGCGTGAGCCTTGAGATCGCGCAGCGCCTCGTCAAGGTTGCGGAGAAGGTTCGCAATCTCAAGAATCACGGGTTAGAAGAAGGCGTGAGCACCAGACTGCTGATTTATGCGGCGACCTTGATCAAGCAGGGCGTGCCAGCCGATCGTGCCTGTGATGTCGCCATCGCCCGTCCGATTACCGATGATCCGGACATGCTGCGCAGCATCGTCGAAGTCGTGAAGGCGATATTTTGA